One region of Oryza sativa Japonica Group chromosome 10, ASM3414082v1 genomic DNA includes:
- the LOC4348632 gene encoding probable 3-ketoacyl-CoA synthase 20: MDRELVRTVKLATKNHAGVLFRRAVRHLPHIVAVTALVAAAPRLSTLLAAAAAGGSTMRWARALWSDLAGELGPSAPALAVACWAAALAAYTYAASRPRPVYLIDLAGYKAPREHEASRAKTIAHFGRCGRFSGESMAFQKRMLERSGLGEATHFPTSLISLPVDMCLRTAREESHAVIFGVVDEVLRKSGVAAADVGVLIFNSSLLSPTPSFTSLIVNRYGMRPGVVSHNLSGMGCSAGIIAIDLAKRLLQVHENTYALVVSTENITLNAYMGNNRPMLVTNTLFRVGGAAILLSNRAADRRGRAKYQLIHTVRTHRGAHDQSFGCVTQEEDDAGEVGVSLSKELMVVAGEALKTNITTLGPLVLPISEQLRFLATVVLKRVFRADVKAYLPDFKLALDHFCIHAGGRGVLDELEKSLKLSPWDMEPSRMTLYRFGNTSSSSLWYELAYCEAKGRIKRGDRVWQIAFGSGFKCNSAVWRALRTVDAAGLDAGDNPWMKEVDMLPVDVPKVAPIDETSYQIPN; encoded by the exons ATGGACAGGGAGCTGGTGAGGACGGTGAAGCTGGCGACCAAGAACCACGCCGGCGTGCTGttccgccgcgccgtgcgccaccTCCCCCACATCGTGGCGGTGAcggcgctggtggcggcggcgccgcggctgtCGAcgctgctggcggcggcggcggccggcggaagCACCATGCGCTGGGCGCGCGCGCTGTGGtccgacctcgccggcgagctggGCCCGAGCGCGCCGGCGCTGGCGGTGGCGtgctgggcggcggcgctggcggcgtaCACCTACGCCGCGTCCCGCCCGCGCCCCGTCTACCTCATCGACCTCGCCGGCTACAAGGCGCCGCGGGAGCACGAGGCGTCGCGCGCCAAGACGATCGCCCACTTCGGGCGGTGCGGGCGGTTCAGCGGCGAGAGCATGGCGTTCCAGAAGCGGATGCTGGAGCGGTCGGGGCTCGGGGAGGCGACCCACTTCCCGACGTCGCTGATCAGCCTCCCCGTGGACATGTGCCTCCGCACGGCGAGGGAGGAGTCGCACGCCGTCATCTTCGGCGTCGTCGACGAGGTGCTCCGCAAGTccggcgtcgcggcggccgaCGTCGGCGTGCTCATCTTCAACTCCAGCCTCCTCTCCCCGACGCCCTCCTTCACCTCGCTCATCGTCAACCGCTACGGGATGCGCCCCGGCGTCGTCTCCCACAACCTCAGCGGCATGGGATGCAGCGCCGGCATCATCGCCATTGATCTCGCCAAGCGCCTCCTCCAG GTGCACGAGAACACGTACGCGCTGGTGGTGAGCACGGAGAACATCACCCTGAACgcgtacatgggcaacaaccgGCCGATGCTGGTGACCAACACCCTGttccgcgtcggcggcgcggcgatccTCCTCTCCAaccgcgccgccgaccgccgcggccgcgccaagTACCAGCTGATCCACACGGTGCGCACCCACCGCGGCGCCCACGACCAGAGCTTCGGGTGCGTGAcccaggaggaggacgacgccggcgaggtcggcgtCTCCCTCTCCAAGGAGCTCatggtggtcgccggcgaggcccTCAAGACCAACATCACAACCCTCGGCCCCCTCGTCCTCCCCATCTCCGAGCAGCTCCGCTtcctcgccaccgtcgtcctcaaGCGCGTCTTCCGCGCCGACGTCAAGGCCTACCTCCCGGACTTCAAGCTCGCCCTCGACCACTTCTGCATCCACGCGGGGGGCCGCGGCGTCCTCGACGAGCTCGAGAAGAGCCTCAAGCTCTCGCCGTGGGACATGGAGCCGTCGCGGATGACGCTCTACCGCTTCGGCAACACGTCCAGCAGCTCGCTGTGGTACGAGCTCGCCTACTGCGAGGCCAAGGGGAGGATCAAGCGCGGCGACCGGGTGTGGCAGATCGCCTTCGGCTCCGGGTTCAAGTGCAACAGCGCCGTGTGGAGGGCGCTGCGCACCGTCGACGCCGCGGgcctcgacgccggcgacaACCCGTGGATGAAGGAGGTGGACATGCTCCCCGTCGACGTGCCCAAGGTGGCGCCCATCGATGAGACCTCCTACCAGATCCCAAACTAA
- the LOC4348631 gene encoding chitinase 2 precursor produces the protein MGSAKLIAVVLLPALLAFQAPMATAVNSNLFRDYIGAIFNGVKFTDVPINPKVRFDFILAFIIDYTTETNPPTPTNGKFNIFWQNTVLTPSAVASIKQSNPNVRVAVSMGGATVNDRPVFFNITSVDSWVNNAVESLTGIIQDNNLDGIDIDYEQFQVDPDTFTECVGRLITVLKAKGVIKFASIAPFGNAEVQRHYMALWAKYGAVIDYINFQFYAYGASTTEAQYVDFFNQQIVNYPGGNILASFTTAATTTSVPVETALSACRTLQKEGKLYGIFIWAADHSRSQGFKYETESQALLANATISY, from the coding sequence ATGGGCTCCGCCAAGCTCATTGCTGTAGTCCTCCTCCCGGCCCTTCTGGCCTTCCAAGCTCCAATGGCCACGGCAGTAAACTCCAACCTCTTCCGGGACTACATCGGCGCCATCTTCAACGGCGTGAAGTTCACCGACGTGCCAATCAATCCGAAAGTCCGGTTCGACTTCATCCTCGCCTTCATCATCGACTACACCACCGAGACGAACCCGCCGACCCCGACCAACGGCAAGTTCAACATCTTCTGGCAGAACACGGTGCTCACCCCGTCGGCCGTCGCGTCGATCAAGCAGAGCAACCCCAACGTGAGGGTGGCCGTCAGCATGGGCGGCGCCACCGTGAACGACCGCCCGGTCTTCTTCAACATCACCTCCGTCGACTCGTGGGTAAACAACGCTGTCGAGTCCCTCACCGGCATCATCCAGGACAACAACCTGGACGGCATCGACATCGACTACGAGCAGTTCCAGGTCGACCCGGACACCTTCACCGAGTGCGTCGGCCGCCTCATCACGGTGCTCAAGGCCAAGGGGGTGATCAAGTTCGCCTCCATCGCGCCCTTCGGCAACGCCGAGGTCCAGCGCCATTACATGGCGCTGTGGGCCAAGTACGGCGCCGTGATCGACTACATCAACTTCCAGTTCTACGCCTACGGCGCCAGCACGACGGAGGCGCAGTACGTCGACTTCTTCAACCAGCAGATCGTCAACTACCCCGGAGGGAACATCCTTGCGAGCttcacgacggcggcgacgacgacctcggtGCCCGTCGAGACGGCGCTGAGCGCTTGCCGGACTCTGCAGAAGGAGGGGAAGCTGtacggcatcttcatctgggcTGCTGATCATTCCAGGAGCCAAGGGTTCAAGTATGAGACAGAATCGCAAGCACTTCTGGCTAATGCCACCATCAGttactag